Below is a genomic region from Caretta caretta isolate rCarCar2 chromosome 18, rCarCar1.hap1, whole genome shotgun sequence.
taaaACTCGACAAAGACTCCGGCGGGGGCGGACAAATGCAGCGTGCGGCGGCGACTCCCGCCCAGCAACGCGAGGCCGGCAGGGAAGCGCCAGGGGCTCGCCCGGGGGCCCGGGCCCGAGCccgggggtgctgtggggaggagggaggagacggCCCTGCCCAGGCCGGCCGGGTCTGGGGTCCCCCTAGGAACGGTGAGTCGCAGGGCCtatgggggcggggccgggcaaGGACACCCGTTACCGCTCACCCCGGGCATGACAGGACCCCGAGCGGGGcaacgacccccccccccccccttcccggcAGCCCTCGCCCTCAACCTACTTCACTCCGGCGCCATCGCCAGGGCCACTGCTCTCATGGCAACCGGCCTAGTCCACGCCCCCTGCGCATGCGCAACATCCTGCCGCGCGGCCGGGCCACATCTGCGCATGCGCCAGCCGAGCCGGCGCCGGGGCGGGGACAGACTGCTTCCCCGCCTCGGTAACTCTCACGGCGTCCGGAGCTGTGAGCATGCGCACAGTGATCCGAGCGGCGCCGGGGCCCGGGAGCTGCTGATGCCAGAGGCTCGGGCCCCGCTCTCGGCTGGGCCATGGCCCCGCGGCCCAAGGCCTTCAAGATCCGCAGGCTGCGCGGCCCCCAGAAGTACGGGCTGGCGGGGCGGAGCCTGCCGGAGCTGCTGCGCAAGGCGGGCAAGCGGCTGCAGGTGCGAGCCCCGGCGAGCCCGGCTGCGGGCAGCCCCAGGGCTCGGCCTGGCTCCGCGCCGTCGCTCCCCTGGGGCGGGCCCAAGGCGCTGTCAGGACAGCCCCCTCCCAAGGGCCCCGCGGGGTGTTGGTGGGTGCCCCAGAGCTAGGGCACCTGAGCGCCCCCGACAGGCAGGCGCGTCCGAGCGTGGGGGGTAAGGGGCGCATCgccctcagagcaggggggcctgTCTTCCCGGatacccccccccaccactccgCTTTTCATGGGGCCCCTGCACCTTCACCCCGTCCCAGAGTCCAGGGCGGGCAGCCCTGGAGCAGACCCCGGCTCTGGAGCCGCAGAGGCACCTCTCGGTGCTCGAGGAATCTGTATTTTTGCACCTTCGCTGATGTTACACTGTTTATTTTAACGGATTTCACTTGTAAAGGTTTCTGTGGGTCCATTTGCAGAGTACCTGCATTAAAGTGcaactgtgtgtgcgtgtgtgttcttTTTGTGAACAGCTTCCTTTTCCCGACTGCCGGCTCTGTTTGTATGAGGATGGGACAGAACTGACTGAAGGTTACTTCCACAGCGTTCCAGATAATACAGACCTTGTACTACTAGCCCCAGGGGAGACCTGGCAGGGTTGTAAGTGGGAAAAATTTATCCGTTTATCTTGCAGCTTAAACAGTTTCACATTTCGAAACCCCAAAAGGGAAGGAGTCGGAACTTGGGATTTTATCTCCATCTTCGCAACTGTTGCTCAAGGTGACCTTGTAAAggcctccttgtgcctcagtttaccaatcTGCAAAAAGGAGTATGATACCATACTAAAATTTCATTACAACATTCTACTATGCATTTACTAGTCTGAACTACTAAAGCTAATCTACAGTGGTCATCTTAAAAATACATGTGGATGCATTATCATTGGGTTTTTGTTCACgcccttattttaaaaatgtgtgcaaTGGGCTGCCCACTTTTTCGTGATGTGTTACTATATtactaagaaaaaagaaaaggagtactactggcaccttcgagactaacaaatttatttgagcgtaagcttttgtgagctacagctcaagcaagcttatgctcagataaatttgttagtctcgaaggtgccagtagtactccttttctttttgcgaatacagattaacacggcggctactctgaaacctttattactAAGGTAAAAGTAAACTGGAAGAAATTTCCCTCATTTTTCAGAGTTGGTTACTTGGGTGGAGAAAAGCCTGGTAGGTTTTTGAACAGGCACAGAATAAAAGTAAAGGTGCCTTTACTCGCTCTGAGTGGAATCTTACTCCCCAAGTAGtcatgttgaagtcaatggggctactctgAGCAAGGTGCTGTTCATCATGAATAAGGTGATGGGAAGTTGGCCTGAAGGGAAACCCTTTGCTCCCACATTTCTGATGAAACACTAGAAAGTCAATAGTGCGGGTTTGGATTTACTTTTAATTAAGATATAAATGTTGGCAAGTAGCATAttactcttttaaaatgttttttattccGTCCCAGAGAAACTTTTTATGGAACACACCAAAACCCCAGCTGAAAGCACAGTTCAGACTACATAAGTTTTCCTAGCACTAGTTtgcttttttcttcatttaaaactaCAGTTGTCAGTGACATAGATCACTTCCTAAATACATTTTACGCACAAAAAGATGACATTGTTGAGGCTGCACAAAAGCTGCTATCAGATGAGCAGGCTCCCAAGAGACAGAAGCTTCTAGTGGATCTCATATCAAACCTAAGTGAAAACATTTTGGCGGAAAGCAGAGAGGAAGACAGAAAGTGGTTTGAAGGTAAGTTCTGTATCAGTATAGCAGTTAAATCTCTCAGCAGAATGATAGATGAGATAGTTTAAAACAatttccatctttaatttcttAGATTTGATTACAACACATGGTCTAGGTCTTCAACTCCTCTATGCTTTATCAAATCTAATTCTAAAATGACCCAAGTGAAGAGGATCCTGCCATTTGCCTAGGAACATTATTGTACAGTTCAGTAGATCTGTCAGATATTCCTCTTACTTGCCTCCCATTTCTTCTACATATACAGTCTCTGGGCAACTCTTTAGTATTTAGATGTTTTTGATGTATATTCCTCTTTGTTTAATATCTATTCCCTTTAGATGTCACTCAGTTAAGCTATATCTATTTGGCTCTTTTAATATCTCCTTTTAAACCCATCCATCTCGTACCCTAATCATTGTGATGTTCCTTTCTAAATACCCTTCAGTTTGTCATCTTTCTGATACAGAAGCGCCTGGAACTAAACATCGTATGCCAGGTATGGGCCATCAAGGAATACCGTTAAGAGCAATGATTGGTATATGATTTATTAAGTGCAAACAATGTACTGAGCCCTATGTAAAGCCAAAATAGTAAGGCATTCTTGGTGTCCAGAGTGCTTACACTATGAACAGGGAAGCAAAGCAAATAAACAATCATACTCACTTCatttcataaagaaaaggagcTAGAGATCCAGCCAAGTAAAACAACAGCTTGAGATATTTTTATACAAgtcataaaatatttatttcttttaggTATGGAGTCTCGCTTTAAGAATAAATCAAGTTATATGAGATACAGTTGTGAAAGCAGAATACGAAGTTATATGAAAGAGGTAAAAATTGCTGTTTTGAATGTAGCTTGGTTTcaagctgttattaaaaataaatctttacatTAGACCTGAACAGCTGAATTTTTTTCCATAAACAGCCATGGAACTATAAGTTTTACATTTAAATCTATTGGATTTATTAAGTAGATTCAGGGTGCAGTAGGCACTGTCTGAGCTAGGAATGACatagtgctttttattttcttaaaggtTAGCAGTTATACTTCAGCTGTTCATCCAGCAGCACAAGCAGAATATAAAAGAATAACTGACTTTATGTTGGATAAACTGAAGTCTGTTAAATATAATGGCTGTTACTTTGACAGAAGAGAGGAGGCGGCGGTCCGCCTTTGCACTACTGAGGGATGGTTCTCCTGTCAAGTAAGAAACTATTTCGAAGACAAATAAGTGTGTGTAAGGTATATTTTATGTGCTGTGCTTATGAAAATAAATTGTAATGGGAGTTATGCATTTAAAGGCAGAATAAGCCTCTGGGCACTGCAAACTATTAAACTGAAGAGAAATAATTTACCTACCTACAGTGACTGAAGGACGCTGCCAGCATAATTTGTTCTCAGATAAAATTCTTTGGTGTTTTTACTAAATTTAAACAAGACTTAAGACCAACaagtgttttgtgttgttttttggaGTGATATTTTAAACATTGCAGCACTgagagtgaaactgactaattACTTTGAGCATCCAACTTTTGAGAAGCAAAGTGTGGCATATTACCTCTTTTATTCATCAAGGGTGTGGGTAACATAACTAACTGATTTACAACatttttaagttgacagtgtccctttgcTGATTGTCATACTGCTGAACAAATTCAAGCCTTACTAGGGGAGGCAGGGCTTTCCAGGattctgtattttatttaagTAAAATGTCTGATTTAGGCTGACATTTCCGTTAGGCTTTCAGCAGGACATGGTGCCAATGGTTGTGTAAACAATCACCCAGCTTTAAAAGAGGACTTGTTTCTTGCCCTTTATAAGCTAAAAATTGGATTTCACATCTGCTCTCCTGAACCACTGATCCACAAATTGTTGTAAAACAGCAGCGGTATCAGGGGCTTCAGTACAAGCTTTCCAATCATTGTTAAAAGTTCCACCATGCTAAGAGCTGCCCCCCATTCACCTCTTACATAGGCACACATTTCACAGTCATTTCTTAGCCAGAGTTCTCTTCTGCAGCAAGTGCTGGCATGCtgtacagcagtggtgggcaacctgcaacctatcagggtaatccgctggtgggccgcaagacagtgtttacattgaccgtccttAGGCACGGCCACCCATGGCTCCCAGTGGTCACGGTTCACTGTTCTCAGCCAATGaaagctgtgggaagtggcgtgggctgcagggacatgctgcctgccgcttcccacagctcctattggccgggaacggcaaactgtggtcactgggagctgcgggcagctgtgcctaaggacagtcaatgtaaacacggtcttgcagcccaccagcggattaccctgatgggctgcaggttgcccaccactgctctacagtGATGGAATTTGAGGAAAGAGATAACTACTTAGATACCTAATTAAATACAAGCATAAGTTAGCTTACTGATATTGATTGCTTATTTGTGCAGGGAAGAATTATTAAAATTTTATCCTGTGTTTCCAAAGGCAGGCTTTGTCAGTGAATGGCCTTGATTCTTCCCATATCTTTTCCTATGCAACAAGTTGAATACATTTAGCTGGGTGGATACTATCCCACTGCCTTTATCTTTTTACAGGGTCCTTTTGACAGGGATTACTGCCTGTGTAAACATTCCATCAATCCCTACAGTAACAGGGAGAGCAGAATCCTCTTCAGTACGTGGAATCTCGATCATATGTACGTATAAAACATTAAACCAAACATACCTGTTACACACCGTCCACCTTCAGCATTAAACAAGATACCAACCCAGCTTGTTTTCATCTTATGGGGAAGTCTGATGGTTGGTCTGCTCATTTTATCCTAAATCCACTGAGAtggaaggtactcagatattGCAGAAATGGGTGGCAAGATAGAAATCTACAATACATACTACATTCTAGTACATTCATTGTTAGCTGCTCTTCCCTTACCCCTAACTTCTCTGTGTATTAAAAACATCCCCCACTAGGCTCCTCAGGTGACTAGTCTTTCATTTCTGCCCCTGCCCAAAGCTGTTTCAGGTGTTATGTAATTAGAAATTACATAGGATTCTAGGGTCCACATTACTCATGCTGAGCTCCTTtctttagaatttaaaaaaaactaccaTCACCACCACACACATCCTAATATCAATGCAGAAAAATCTTACACATGACTGAAAGGTTAGCTCCCATCCTTCCTTTAGGGAATGCATACATGGTTTGTTAAAAGGAAGTTTGTTACGGTCAATAATGGAAAATGCTTCCCTCATTTTATATTGCAGAATAGAGAAGAAACGTACTATTGTACCAACACTGGCAGAAGCTGTCAAAGAACAAGATGGAAGGGAAGTAGCCTGGGAATACTTCTATCAGTTGCTATTTACTCTGGAAAATTTAAAACTAGTGCATATTGCTTGCCATAAGAAAGCCAGCCATAATCTCACCTGTGACAAAactaaaatatacagaaaaagaAAGCGAATGCAGAAGGTCTCAAAGTGACTTCCCTGAAGATGGCTTTTTGCTGTGGTTTTCTAAACTATATGAAAGGACACCATTTATAATATTTCTGAAATTCTTAGTGAAAGAACATCATAGATTGATCTCTTCTTGCTAAATTCCCTAATATGTGTGGCTGCAATCAAACCTCATTCAAACATTTGTCATTCCACCTTTCATACAGTTGGTTTCTGAGGCCCCAGCTCATTTTCTGTGAGGTAGTTAAGTTGTTCTACAGAGCTTACAGCTGGGCAAACAATCCATGTGCCTTAGATTTACCAAAGGCTACCACACAGTTAGTGGCAGAGCTACTCCCAGTTCTGTGTCCCTGTGATCTCTGCTCTAATCTACTAATGACTCCCATTTTTAACCTATTATTTTACATACATATTTTCTAAAGAAACTATCAGTGGTGctagattcttttttttttcttggttcatattcctcttttgtttttttttaaaaaacatcttccAACTTCCTTGGCTGCTTGACATTTCTTGCAGTGTTGTGCAGTACTGCATATGAAGGATATTATAGGAAAAGGCATTGTATGTTCAATATCTTTGATAATTGTCTGTTCATCAGCTGTGCTCCCCTCTACCTCTTAATTATGTAGTAAAatgtgaatgattttttttaaaaaaggccatcTGAAATCAACTGAATTCTCAGGAACTATGTTAATGTAAAACTtcaatgtatttttatatatttgtttaataAAGATCTTTCAGGCATCTTTTGCCTCATACATAAGTATAAAGGAGAGATAAGGTGTGTACAAGCAACTAGTGCAAAATCAAATGAACTAAGACCCACTTCTGATAGAGTGAAGTATAAATTGGTCAGGCTAGAATAATGTCTTTTGGCACAGAGTTGTGTTTTTACATTTGGTGAAACACTGGTCACAACATGCCTGTCTGTTTTTTCCATGTACTTGCGTCTCTCTCTTTTCCACCGCAAACACTACTCCAAGTAGCATTAGGTTATTAGTAAAAAAGTACCATCTTATTGTTCAAAGTGGGgaagttttactatataaagTGAGTAACAAACTCAGAAAATAAGCATTCAGCATTGCTGCTATACAATGAGCGGGTGCATTTTTAAAGCAGGGCTATGGCAGACCCAATAGTTACCTGTCCCTGTTAATTTTTAAACATATACTTCTTTATACAATCAAAACAATTGAATAGTAATCTGTAACTCTTTTAATACCAGTAAATAAGAAATCTACACATTCACTCCAGGATATTTTTGGAGATGTAACAACAAAATGAAGATCCTGTTCTTGCCCTGCTGACAAATCTAATGTGGTCTATACAGTATGTTCCCTAAATAATTTAATATCACCCTTCAAGATGCTattcaaaataaatgttattcCGCCTGAATAGACACTTATGAGGGACAGGGGTTTACAAATAAATCCCCAAAAGCCTGAAAGACAAAAGCTATAGGGATTACAGCAAGATTTAGTTAAAAATCGTAActacactatttaaaaaaagttgaatGCCTGTGTATTAGAAAAGAGGAAAAGCAGTAAGACATTGCTGACAGTAATATCATATCAGAAGTGAAAATAAGTGAATGAACATAACATATATACAATTCATTCAGCTTTTATGTGGATGCTTAATAGGCAATAGCTGTAGAAATGAATATATATGTAAGCCATCTGCTGAGATGTTTCCTACTTTTCTAGAAGTATAGAGAGCAAGTACTTAAATGTTTCAAAAATAAAGATCTAGAAGCTTATTGCCTAATAACCACTGCCAGTGAAGTGTTACCAATGTTAGATGAACTAACAATTTTCATGAAGTCATTTGAAGCTGCTCATTTTCCAAAACCACTACAACCTGGGAAAATCAGGCAGACCAACCTTATTCTGTACTTCCAACACCCATTCATCTAGTAATAAATGGTTGAAGAAAGCTCAGAGATTAGTTTTTATTCCTTCTTGAGCATCAACAGATTTACTGAGCTCCCATAAATAAGAGCTGTGTAAACCAACTGAAGAAAACAGTAAGGTTACATAGGTATAAATGAGGGCAATATTTATCCTGCAGTATCTTTACTGCTGGtaatatatgtgaaagaaagaaaacccagcTTATACCTCAGATGGTAGGTGGAGTTCATTGAACAGAGAGTAAAGCTCTC
It encodes:
- the DFFB gene encoding DNA fragmentation factor subunit beta isoform X2 gives rise to the protein MAPRPKAFKIRRLRGPQKYGLAGRSLPELLRKAGKRLQLPFPDCRLCLYEDGTELTEGYFHSVPDNTDLVLLAPGETWQGFVSDIDHFLNTFYAQKDDIVEAAQKLLSDEQAPKRQKLLVDLISNLSENILAESREEDRKWFEGMESRFKNKSSYMRYSCESRIRSYMKEVSSYTSAVHPAAQAEYKRITDFMLDKLKSVKYNGCYFDRREEAAVRLCTTEGWFSCQGPFDRDYCLCKHSINPYSNRESRILFSTWNLDHIIEKKRTIVPTLAEAVKEQDGREVAWEYFYQLLFTLENLKLVHIACHKKASHNLTCDKTKIYRKRKRMQKVSK
- the DFFB gene encoding DNA fragmentation factor subunit beta isoform X1, encoding MAPRPKAFKIRRLRGPQKYGLAGRSLPELLRKAGKRLQLPFPDCRLCLYEDGTELTEGYFHSVPDNTDLVLLAPGETWQGFVSDIDHFLNTFYAQKDDIVEAAQKLLSDEQAPKRQKLLVDLISNLSENILAESREEDRKWFEVCHLSDTEAPGTKHRMPGMESRFKNKSSYMRYSCESRIRSYMKEVSSYTSAVHPAAQAEYKRITDFMLDKLKSVKYNGCYFDRREEAAVRLCTTEGWFSCQGPFDRDYCLCKHSINPYSNRESRILFSTWNLDHIIEKKRTIVPTLAEAVKEQDGREVAWEYFYQLLFTLENLKLVHIACHKKASHNLTCDKTKIYRKRKRMQKVSK